A single Pedobacter sp. PACM 27299 DNA region contains:
- a CDS encoding SRPBCC domain-containing protein, with protein sequence MKKLEFKTMINAAPEKIWEVLLGKDTYPIWTAVFAEGSNVKTDWKKGSKAIFLDGKGNGMVSEIAENIPAKFLSIRHLGDVINGKEDLESEKVKEWAGAYENYTLTEVNGQTEWSISLDIVEDYEDYMMDTWPQALKKVKELAENKE encoded by the coding sequence ATGAAAAAGCTGGAATTTAAAACGATGATCAATGCTGCTCCGGAGAAAATATGGGAAGTATTGCTGGGTAAGGATACTTATCCGATCTGGACTGCGGTATTTGCGGAAGGCTCCAACGTAAAGACGGACTGGAAGAAGGGAAGTAAAGCGATTTTTCTGGATGGCAAGGGAAATGGAATGGTTTCTGAGATTGCTGAAAATATCCCGGCCAAATTTTTATCCATCAGACATCTTGGAGATGTGATCAATGGAAAGGAAGACCTGGAAAGCGAGAAAGTAAAAGAATGGGCAGGTGCATACGAAAATTACACGCTGACTGAAGTTAATGGGCAAACAGAATGGAGCATCAGCCTTGATATTGTGGAGGACTATGAAGATTATATGATGGATACCTGGCCTCAGGCTTTAAAGAAAGTGAAGGAACTGGCAGAAAATAAGGAGTAA
- a CDS encoding FKBP-type peptidyl-prolyl cis-trans isomerase, with protein sequence MKTIKHLFLLVCTAACFAGCSKDFDQDKQAKQDTELIKKFIAEHNIPDVKEDASGIFYQIIDRGAGTVIYSANTSISAKYVGRLLNGSVFDDGRGETIDFKLGGVIPGWQIGIPKIQKGGEIRLLIPSHLAYGNSSPSGAIPKNSVLDFTVKLIDAK encoded by the coding sequence ATGAAAACGATAAAACACTTATTTCTACTGGTTTGCACAGCGGCATGCTTTGCAGGTTGTTCCAAAGATTTTGATCAGGATAAACAAGCTAAACAAGATACAGAGCTGATTAAAAAGTTTATTGCTGAACATAACATTCCTGATGTAAAAGAAGACGCGTCAGGGATTTTTTACCAAATTATCGACCGTGGTGCTGGTACCGTAATTTACTCTGCTAATACTTCGATTTCGGCGAAATACGTGGGAAGATTATTGAATGGTAGTGTATTTGATGACGGAAGAGGAGAGACAATTGATTTCAAACTGGGTGGTGTTATTCCAGGATGGCAAATTGGAATTCCTAAGATTCAAAAAGGCGGAGAAATCCGGTTATTGATTCCTTCTCATTTGGCTTACGGAAATTCTTCTCCATCAGGTGCAATTCCTAAAAATTCAGTATTAGATTTTACAGTGAAATTAATTGACGCTAAATAA
- a CDS encoding RagB/SusD family nutrient uptake outer membrane protein gives MKKNLNICVLLGLLCVFSACKKGFLDLEPLDTLSTTNSLASTNELRMYMNQFYQGTQLNQSVVPNVDIYPESFPLQPRDVGGAGIAFNDAGTDNMIFSAVNTRTSGLFSLSAAPAIKEYVAVRNLNYFFENFKNAKGNATENNKFLGEARFFRAYYYFAMLKRIGPVTWVNKVLPGEREVMEVPRASRTLIVDSVLADLDQAVALLPAVNNSASMRLHKDVALAFKSRVALYEATWQKYHKAKNDPFFTKDIGPEKIQSYFEQARDAASAVMTGGKWSIYTTGKPLEDYGNLFITTDLSTNSEVLLWKKYNANDNIAHSVSKYTSTGGADLGLTLSLVDDYLTRDGRPFVGTERAEAQKVYAKELSPSLRDPRLGQTVALPGKPLKPAVVVPGYPPINQTGFNKSTTGYPLYKFLEYNNAAAVADDLKSVAPAIIFRYAEVLLNYAEAVAELGGDPAAIANALNPLRIRAGMPAVDFNREYNTDAGYPFRSLSNVIQAVRRERRVEFAAEGMRLDDILRWAAAGELLIGKRQLGTLFVGSDMTSQNAAGGFYSSSLLYYDTAPAGKSVNLYLNGNAGDAQRYIDPYKSVLPNGAGFNPQRDYLMPIQQRMIQLTAGQWAQNPGW, from the coding sequence ATGAAAAAGAATTTAAATATATGCGTGTTACTAGGCTTGCTGTGTGTCTTTTCTGCTTGTAAGAAAGGCTTTCTTGACCTTGAGCCACTAGATACCTTAAGTACCACCAATAGTCTGGCATCTACCAATGAGTTGAGAATGTATATGAACCAGTTTTATCAGGGAACTCAGCTGAATCAGAGTGTTGTGCCGAATGTGGATATTTATCCAGAATCTTTTCCGTTACAGCCTAGAGATGTAGGTGGTGCAGGAATTGCCTTTAATGATGCAGGAACTGACAATATGATCTTCTCTGCGGTAAACACCCGAACCAGCGGGCTGTTCTCCCTGAGCGCCGCACCTGCGATTAAGGAATATGTGGCGGTAAGGAACCTGAATTATTTCTTCGAAAACTTTAAAAATGCAAAGGGAAATGCGACAGAGAATAATAAGTTTTTAGGGGAAGCGAGATTTTTCAGGGCCTACTACTATTTTGCCATGCTGAAAAGAATCGGGCCGGTAACCTGGGTAAATAAGGTATTGCCGGGAGAGAGAGAGGTGATGGAAGTGCCGAGAGCCTCCAGAACTTTAATCGTCGATTCTGTATTGGCAGATTTGGATCAGGCAGTGGCTTTATTGCCTGCAGTAAATAACAGTGCCAGTATGCGCCTGCATAAAGATGTGGCATTGGCTTTTAAATCCAGGGTAGCCCTTTATGAAGCGACCTGGCAGAAGTACCATAAAGCTAAAAACGATCCCTTTTTTACTAAAGATATCGGTCCTGAAAAGATTCAAAGCTATTTTGAACAGGCACGTGACGCCGCATCGGCGGTGATGACCGGTGGTAAATGGTCGATTTATACTACTGGTAAACCGCTGGAAGATTATGGCAACCTTTTTATCACCACAGATCTATCCACCAATTCAGAAGTCCTGCTTTGGAAAAAATATAATGCCAATGACAATATTGCCCATAGTGTGAGCAAATATACCTCTACAGGAGGGGCCGATCTGGGCTTAACCTTATCTCTCGTGGATGATTATTTAACCAGAGATGGCAGGCCATTTGTAGGCACTGAGCGTGCAGAAGCACAAAAAGTATATGCCAAAGAACTGAGCCCTTCGCTGAGGGACCCACGATTGGGGCAAACCGTAGCGCTTCCGGGAAAACCTTTAAAACCAGCCGTAGTGGTTCCGGGATATCCGCCGATCAACCAGACTGGCTTTAACAAAAGTACCACGGGTTACCCGTTGTATAAATTCCTGGAATATAACAATGCCGCTGCGGTTGCTGATGACCTTAAAAGTGTGGCCCCGGCAATTATTTTCCGTTATGCCGAAGTTCTGTTAAACTATGCAGAAGCAGTTGCCGAGTTAGGTGGCGATCCTGCCGCCATCGCAAATGCGCTGAATCCATTGAGAATACGTGCTGGAATGCCTGCTGTCGATTTTAACAGAGAGTACAATACCGATGCTGGTTATCCTTTCCGCAGTTTGAGCAATGTGATTCAGGCAGTAAGAAGAGAACGAAGGGTAGAGTTCGCCGCTGAAGGAATGCGCTTAGATGACATCCTGCGCTGGGCAGCAGCAGGAGAACTGCTAATTGGAAAACGCCAGTTAGGGACGCTTTTTGTAGGTAGCGACATGACCAGCCAGAATGCTGCAGGTGGATTTTACAGCAGTTCATTGCTGTATTATGATACCGCACCAGCAGGGAAATCTGTCAATCTTTACTTAAATGGCAATGCTGGTGATGCGCAGCGGTACATCGATCCTTATAAAAGTGTGCTGCCAAATGGCGCGGGTTTTAATCCGCAGAGAGATTATTTGATGCCGATTCAACAGCGAATGATACAGTTAACAGCAGGTCAATGGGCTCAAAATCCAGGATGGTAA
- a CDS encoding RNA polymerase sigma factor: MPKSTSQMIIDHPSQSIRYLYDQHAGMLLGYIFEVVKDRKLAEDYLVKIFSALSLRDEIPNQEQVSSWCSLLKFAKAKLQLFHAGNPYETAHVQSGVALSQPVNTYLDRLNELQRSVFCGVYHHGKTISALSTALNTTEDLTRKTLKEAFLIMRSDG, encoded by the coding sequence ATGCCCAAATCTACCTCTCAGATGATCATAGATCATCCATCCCAAAGCATTCGCTATCTTTATGATCAGCATGCGGGAATGCTATTAGGCTATATATTTGAAGTGGTAAAAGACCGAAAGTTAGCCGAAGATTATTTAGTGAAGATATTTTCTGCGCTCTCTCTGAGGGACGAGATTCCGAATCAGGAACAGGTCAGCAGCTGGTGCAGCCTGCTGAAATTTGCAAAGGCAAAATTACAGTTGTTTCATGCGGGTAACCCTTATGAAACAGCTCATGTCCAGTCAGGAGTTGCATTGTCTCAGCCAGTCAATACTTATCTTGACCGTTTAAATGAATTGCAAAGAAGTGTTTTTTGTGGGGTTTATCATCATGGAAAGACGATTTCAGCACTTTCAACAGCATTAAATACAACTGAAGATTTAACCAGAAAGACTTTAAAAGAGGCTTTCCTAATTATGAGAAGTGATGGTTAA
- a CDS encoding outer membrane protein assembly factor BamB family protein — MKIMRSTFSRFSRLAMLISFLLFSLNGNSQPSVLWKFKSDTAVYSTAAIHQNLVYFGSGDHSFYALNKLSGKVQWKFKTKGAIHSDPLIHGNMVIFSSADGKVYALDHENGKLIWSFATKGEQQYDAWDYYLSSPVVADQMVYFGSGDSSIYAVDVASGKQHWSFKTGGIVHATPLIKDHKVLVGSYDGSFYALDSKSGTLIWKFKTVGDLYFPKGEIQKAAAATENAVLFGSRDFNIYSLSLKTGTGLWNRKESGSWIIAPPLLNHEHLFVGTSDTHRFYSMGSTYGDIKWILPLNMRVYGAAAFMDKELVFGCFNGRLYFVDPESGKVNATFQTEESKKRYSALFDEKDAVRKDIDPDGKNYLEVEKRILALGAILSTPIVDKDLVYFGDSNGYFYALKR; from the coding sequence ATGAAAATAATGCGCTCAACTTTCAGCAGATTCAGTCGTTTAGCCATGCTGATCTCTTTCCTCCTTTTTAGTCTGAATGGCAATTCACAACCCAGTGTTTTATGGAAATTTAAATCCGATACGGCAGTATACAGCACAGCCGCAATTCATCAGAACCTGGTTTATTTTGGAAGCGGCGATCACAGTTTCTACGCATTAAACAAACTTTCAGGTAAGGTCCAGTGGAAATTTAAAACCAAAGGCGCAATACATTCAGATCCATTGATCCATGGCAATATGGTAATTTTCTCCAGTGCCGATGGAAAAGTATACGCATTGGATCATGAAAATGGAAAACTGATCTGGAGCTTTGCCACTAAAGGAGAACAGCAATATGATGCCTGGGATTATTACCTCTCCTCTCCCGTTGTGGCTGATCAGATGGTTTATTTTGGCAGTGGAGACAGCAGCATTTACGCAGTTGATGTAGCCAGCGGAAAACAGCACTGGTCTTTTAAAACCGGAGGCATTGTACATGCTACACCGCTGATTAAAGACCACAAAGTACTGGTAGGTAGTTATGATGGGTCATTTTATGCCCTGGATAGTAAATCAGGGACGCTCATCTGGAAATTTAAAACCGTAGGAGATCTGTATTTCCCAAAAGGGGAGATACAGAAAGCGGCAGCGGCAACCGAAAATGCAGTCCTCTTTGGCAGCCGGGATTTCAATATATATTCGCTCAGCTTAAAAACCGGAACTGGGTTATGGAACAGGAAAGAAAGTGGCAGCTGGATCATTGCTCCCCCCCTGCTTAATCATGAGCATCTGTTTGTGGGCACTTCGGATACCCATCGATTTTATAGTATGGGCAGCACTTATGGTGATATAAAATGGATTTTACCACTCAATATGAGGGTTTATGGCGCTGCTGCTTTTATGGATAAGGAATTGGTTTTCGGCTGTTTCAATGGCCGACTGTATTTTGTAGATCCTGAATCCGGAAAGGTGAATGCGACTTTTCAAACCGAAGAAAGCAAAAAGCGCTATTCCGCATTATTCGATGAAAAGGACGCCGTCCGAAAAGATATTGATCCGGATGGAAAGAACTATTTGGAAGTAGAAAAAAGAATCCTTGCTTTAGGAGCAATCCTCTCTACACCAATAGTAGATAAAGACCTGGTTTATTTTGGCGACTCCAATGGCTATTTTTACGCGCTAAAAAGATAA
- a CDS encoding sensor histidine kinase, giving the protein MPEQPVFSSHKRLLFAVLVFTLLFGSTKGFSQIAEVRKLESILPKVKDSILYTDVLNRIGMLSHLQYRDSCLYYAQKAEAIALRHQYEKGVSDAFNCQGIYYIAINNYLSVKYFNDALQIYKKIDDLEGICQVKMNMATLISVNKSGGNALQYIQEAYENSKSLKNDSIRSILISKYLDIDTSLSNPQFKALFDEGYAIAKKYQDHRMMILYNATAGVTLYEEGQKQVGLDTLLNALKQADLMGFESVKVWTYAALSDMMLDQKNDQLGINYLTNGLEASEEFGYAEYYTTFAEKLYRYYKSHGQPEKAYYYVSLLLAKRDQIAKAADQSGYNYLNFALRENENLELKSKADSRSRMMVLLGCLFALSVALLFFVYRSLRVKKEHAEAQRKLHELTLRQNTELQKTNHFNTMLISVIAHDVRQPFSTVVMLSSIFNEEVDLLGEAEKLEIMRELNGTAQKSLSFMDGLLEWIKSKKNGFEYHPEKLMLKALIHEGNTFFQMGQVKKMIRLELEVAEEVSVCAHKQMLLFILRNMLNNATKFSPVGGLITVAIEEKADEIIVSIKDQGGGISQEKIDHLFTLAAADGEENHNHGAGLALSISYEMASIMNAKIYAKSALGQGTTFFLVLKKKV; this is encoded by the coding sequence ATGCCTGAACAACCTGTATTCTCCAGTCATAAACGATTGCTGTTTGCTGTGCTGGTGTTCACTTTGTTGTTCGGCAGTACCAAAGGTTTTTCTCAAATCGCAGAGGTTAGAAAGCTGGAATCTATATTGCCGAAAGTTAAGGACAGTATCCTCTATACAGATGTACTGAATCGTATTGGCATGCTTTCCCACTTGCAATACCGGGATTCCTGTCTCTATTATGCGCAAAAAGCAGAGGCAATTGCCCTTAGACATCAGTATGAGAAAGGAGTGTCGGACGCATTTAATTGCCAGGGCATCTATTACATTGCGATTAATAACTACCTCTCTGTCAAGTATTTTAATGATGCACTTCAGATTTATAAAAAAATAGATGATCTGGAAGGGATTTGTCAGGTGAAGATGAACATGGCCACACTGATTTCGGTGAATAAATCGGGTGGTAATGCCCTGCAATATATTCAGGAAGCCTACGAAAATAGCAAGTCGCTGAAAAATGACTCTATCAGATCCATCCTTATCAGTAAATACCTGGACATCGATACCAGTTTAAGCAATCCGCAGTTTAAAGCGCTTTTTGACGAAGGGTATGCCATTGCTAAAAAATATCAGGACCATCGAATGATGATTTTATACAATGCCACGGCTGGTGTGACGCTATATGAGGAAGGCCAGAAACAGGTAGGGCTGGACACGCTGCTGAATGCCTTGAAACAAGCGGATCTGATGGGCTTCGAAAGTGTAAAAGTTTGGACTTATGCTGCGCTCAGTGATATGATGCTGGATCAGAAAAATGATCAGCTGGGCATCAATTACCTGACCAACGGACTGGAAGCATCTGAAGAATTCGGTTATGCGGAATATTATACCACCTTCGCAGAGAAGTTATATCGGTATTATAAATCACATGGACAGCCGGAAAAAGCCTATTATTATGTTTCTCTTTTATTAGCTAAAAGAGATCAAATTGCAAAGGCTGCGGATCAATCTGGCTATAATTACCTGAATTTCGCCCTGCGCGAAAATGAAAATCTGGAGCTTAAAAGTAAGGCAGATTCCAGGTCTCGGATGATGGTTTTATTGGGTTGTTTATTTGCACTCAGCGTGGCCTTGCTGTTTTTTGTATACCGCTCGCTGCGGGTAAAAAAAGAACATGCGGAAGCCCAGCGGAAACTGCATGAATTGACCCTGCGCCAGAATACAGAACTGCAGAAGACAAATCATTTCAATACCATGCTGATTTCTGTGATTGCACATGATGTCAGACAGCCGTTCAGTACGGTGGTGATGCTCTCCAGTATTTTTAATGAAGAGGTCGATTTGCTGGGAGAAGCTGAAAAGCTGGAAATCATGAGGGAGCTGAATGGAACCGCGCAAAAAAGCCTTTCCTTTATGGATGGGCTGTTGGAATGGATTAAATCGAAGAAGAATGGCTTTGAATACCATCCCGAAAAGCTGATGCTCAAAGCACTTATCCATGAAGGCAATACCTTTTTCCAGATGGGGCAGGTGAAGAAAATGATCCGTTTGGAATTGGAGGTTGCGGAAGAAGTCAGCGTATGCGCACACAAGCAAATGCTGCTTTTTATCCTGCGTAACATGCTGAACAATGCGACTAAGTTTTCGCCGGTTGGGGGCCTCATTACCGTTGCAATCGAGGAGAAAGCAGATGAAATCATCGTGAGCATTAAAGACCAGGGTGGAGGAATAAGCCAGGAAAAAATAGACCACCTTTTTACTTTAGCCGCTGCTGATGGAGAGGAAAATCACAACCATGGTGCCGGACTTGCCCTAAGTATTTCTTATGAGATGGCCAGTATCATGAATGCGAAAATTTACGCCAAAAGTGCATTGGGGCAGGGTACTACCTTTTTCTTGGTACTGAAGAAAAAAGTATAG
- a CDS encoding BACON domain-containing protein: MKTIDYKLKINPKLKLLLYVLIIGLASSCKKEVGSPKPLPTPFSAVVEGGGSSFPAAGGKLNIVISAGADGWWITSSQPDWLTITRMYGSGDFKLPVTIKANTTGQARVLTINVNPTFNLPPVTFNINQD; this comes from the coding sequence ATGAAGACAATCGATTATAAATTGAAAATCAATCCTAAATTGAAATTACTGCTTTATGTGCTGATCATTGGCCTGGCCTCCTCTTGTAAAAAGGAGGTAGGTTCGCCAAAACCATTACCTACTCCTTTTTCTGCAGTGGTAGAAGGTGGGGGGAGCTCCTTTCCCGCTGCCGGTGGGAAACTGAATATCGTGATCAGCGCTGGCGCCGACGGCTGGTGGATTACGAGTTCGCAACCCGATTGGCTAACTATTACCAGGATGTACGGCTCGGGGGATTTTAAGCTTCCGGTCACGATAAAAGCAAATACAACTGGACAGGCAAGGGTACTTACTATAAATGTAAATCCTACCTTTAACCTTCCACCTGTTACATTTAATATAAACCAAGATTAA
- a CDS encoding sulfatase family protein, translating to MKRISLLFLLLCGHLTHAQQQPNIIIIVSDDHAFQSIGAYGSKLMKTPSIDRIAKEGVRFDKGYVTNSICGPSRAVILTGKYSHKNGFKDNENSKFDGSQDSFVKQLRTGGYQTAWIGKWHLETTPQGFDHWQVLPDQGQYYNPDFLMQDGTKKRYEGYVTNVVEDVAEDWLDQRDQSKPFCLVIGHKATHRVWLPDTADMGMFDKVKFPLPHNFYDDYKTREAAKIQDMSIAKTMVMGYDLKMFGSEAEADREGSVKRMNPAQRAKFNAYYEPIAADLKARNLTGKALTEWKFQHYMQDYLSTAASLDRNIGRTLDYLDKKGLTKNTIVIYMSDQGFYLGEHGWFDKRFIYEESFRTPMVMRYPGVIKPGSVSKDFVMNLDIAPTMLDAAGIVIPKDVQGKSMLPQLKDSKNAGRKVMFYHYYENGEHSVSPHFGIRNSRYKLIRFYKRVNSWELFDLQKDPNELNNLYGQKGYEKITDQMKKELDAQIANYEDQDAAAILAKGI from the coding sequence ATGAAAAGAATTTCCCTGTTATTTTTATTGCTCTGCGGACACTTAACCCATGCCCAGCAGCAGCCCAACATCATCATTATTGTTTCCGACGACCATGCTTTTCAATCTATTGGTGCCTATGGCAGTAAACTGATGAAAACACCATCTATTGATAGAATTGCGAAGGAAGGAGTCCGTTTTGATAAAGGGTACGTAACCAATTCTATTTGCGGCCCAAGTCGCGCGGTGATCTTAACCGGTAAATACAGCCATAAAAATGGCTTTAAAGACAATGAAAATTCCAAATTTGATGGCAGTCAGGATTCTTTTGTGAAACAATTGAGGACTGGCGGTTACCAAACCGCATGGATTGGCAAATGGCATTTGGAAACTACGCCGCAAGGATTTGACCATTGGCAGGTATTGCCGGACCAGGGACAATATTATAACCCGGATTTCCTGATGCAGGATGGAACAAAGAAAAGATATGAAGGTTATGTCACCAATGTGGTAGAAGATGTAGCGGAAGATTGGTTGGATCAGCGTGATCAGTCGAAGCCTTTCTGCCTGGTGATCGGTCATAAAGCAACCCACCGCGTGTGGTTGCCGGATACTGCAGACATGGGGATGTTCGATAAAGTAAAATTCCCTTTGCCGCATAATTTCTATGATGACTATAAAACCCGTGAAGCGGCAAAAATTCAGGACATGAGCATTGCTAAAACCATGGTGATGGGCTATGATTTGAAGATGTTTGGTTCAGAAGCCGAAGCAGACAGAGAAGGTTCCGTGAAAAGAATGAACCCTGCGCAAAGGGCGAAATTTAATGCTTATTATGAGCCTATCGCAGCAGATCTAAAAGCCAGGAATTTAACGGGTAAGGCATTAACGGAATGGAAATTCCAGCATTATATGCAGGATTACCTGAGTACAGCTGCCTCTTTAGACCGTAATATTGGTAGAACACTGGATTACCTGGATAAAAAAGGGCTGACCAAAAATACCATCGTCATTTATATGTCTGATCAGGGGTTTTACCTGGGTGAGCATGGCTGGTTCGACAAAAGATTCATTTATGAAGAGTCTTTCCGTACGCCAATGGTAATGCGTTACCCTGGTGTGATTAAACCTGGTTCAGTTTCTAAAGATTTTGTGATGAATCTGGACATTGCTCCAACCATGCTGGACGCAGCAGGTATTGTCATTCCTAAAGATGTACAAGGGAAATCAATGCTTCCTCAGCTAAAAGACAGTAAAAATGCCGGTAGAAAGGTGATGTTTTACCATTATTATGAAAATGGAGAACATTCGGTATCGCCTCATTTTGGCATTAGAAACAGCAGGTATAAGCTGATCCGCTTCTATAAACGTGTGAACAGCTGGGAGCTTTTTGACTTGCAGAAAGATCCTAATGAGCTGAATAATTTATATGGACAGAAAGGTTATGAAAAGATTACCGATCAAATGAAAAAGGAACTGGATGCGCAGATCGCAAATTATGAAGATCAGGATGCTGCAGCTATTCTAGCGAAAGGTATATAA
- a CDS encoding MFS transporter, with translation MMTSLSKTKTIKEKHQQIATWLAFALLPLSGFATDIYIPSLPTMAGVLNVSSIQVQLTLSIFLISYGVSQLFIGSVLDSFGRYKVCLVSLLIFAAASLVIALTHNIYLIYAMRVIHGLTVGAIVVAKRAYFVDVFKGDELKHYLSLFSIIWSTGPIVAPFVGGYLQTAFGWESNFYFLAGFAVVFAVLELIYSGETLVHVTEFNFRKIVNIYLEMIKTASFTLGIVMLGLAYCMVMVYNMTGPFIIEHELHFSPVIAGYSSLVLGFAWMVGGFIGKATINKPFFSRLAWNVGLQLAFVAVMILSLNFISNLYSLIFFAFIIHVGAGYTFNNYFTFCLSKFPKNAGIAGGLTGGFTYVIVSFLSYGIVSIVPAQDERNLSYSYLILILLSIIIMFFIFKMNKKQPDSVAA, from the coding sequence ATGATGACGAGTCTTTCTAAAACAAAAACAATAAAAGAAAAACATCAGCAAATCGCTACCTGGCTTGCTTTTGCTTTACTTCCTTTATCGGGCTTTGCTACCGATATTTATATCCCTTCGCTGCCTACAATGGCTGGCGTTTTGAATGTTTCCAGTATCCAGGTACAGCTTACCTTAAGTATTTTCCTGATCAGTTATGGGGTTTCCCAGTTATTTATCGGGAGTGTGCTCGATAGCTTTGGCAGGTATAAAGTTTGTCTGGTTTCTTTGCTGATCTTTGCAGCAGCGAGTCTGGTGATTGCCCTGACCCATAACATTTACCTGATTTATGCGATGCGTGTGATCCATGGACTTACCGTTGGCGCGATTGTAGTTGCGAAAAGAGCCTACTTTGTAGATGTTTTCAAAGGCGATGAATTGAAACATTACCTCAGCTTATTTTCTATTATCTGGTCTACCGGACCTATTGTTGCCCCTTTTGTTGGCGGGTATCTGCAAACAGCTTTCGGCTGGGAATCCAATTTCTATTTTCTGGCTGGCTTTGCCGTAGTTTTTGCGGTACTCGAACTGATCTACAGCGGGGAAACACTGGTGCATGTCACTGAGTTTAACTTCAGAAAGATTGTAAATATCTATCTGGAGATGATCAAAACTGCCAGTTTTACCTTGGGGATTGTGATGCTCGGATTGGCTTACTGTATGGTGATGGTGTACAATATGACCGGTCCATTTATCATAGAACATGAGCTTCATTTCTCTCCGGTGATCGCTGGTTACAGCTCATTGGTATTGGGTTTTGCCTGGATGGTAGGTGGCTTTATAGGTAAAGCAACAATCAATAAACCTTTCTTCAGCAGGCTAGCCTGGAATGTTGGCCTGCAGCTGGCATTCGTTGCCGTCATGATTTTGAGCCTGAACTTCATTAGTAACTTATATTCTTTGATCTTCTTTGCATTTATTATTCATGTGGGTGCAGGGTATACTTTCAACAATTATTTCACTTTCTGTCTGAGTAAATTCCCTAAAAATGCAGGAATTGCCGGCGGACTTACCGGAGGCTTCACTTATGTCATTGTTTCATTTTTAAGCTATGGCATTGTAAGTATTGTTCCTGCACAGGATGAAAGAAATCTGAGTTACAGTTATCTCATCCTGATACTATTGTCTATTATCATTATGTTTTTTATCTTTAAAATGAATAAGAAGCAACCAGATAGTGTGGCGGCATAG
- a CDS encoding HAD family hydrolase produces MNKEIAVIFDMDGVICHTNPYHSLAFRDFFALRNLAPTEAEFAQHMYGKSNSYIFSHFFNRPITGAELLELEAEKEGLFRKIYKDHIEPIAGIVEFISDLENHGVKLGVATSAPYANLELILSKVDIRSKLGSILASEDVKKHKPDPEVYLSSAKNLGVTPEQCLVFEDSYSGISAALNAGMRVVGVLTSHAIEELPKCDLYINDYQELSYDKVIGLFK; encoded by the coding sequence ATGAATAAAGAAATTGCAGTCATATTTGACATGGATGGCGTCATCTGCCATACCAATCCTTATCATTCTCTTGCCTTCCGTGATTTCTTTGCACTTAGAAACCTCGCCCCTACCGAAGCTGAATTTGCCCAGCACATGTATGGAAAAAGCAATAGTTATATCTTCAGCCACTTTTTCAACAGGCCAATTACTGGCGCTGAACTCTTGGAGCTGGAGGCAGAAAAAGAAGGTTTATTCCGCAAAATTTACAAAGACCACATTGAGCCGATTGCCGGAATTGTGGAGTTCATCTCTGATCTGGAAAACCATGGTGTAAAACTGGGCGTAGCCACCTCTGCTCCTTATGCCAACCTGGAGTTGATCCTGAGCAAAGTAGACATCAGGTCTAAACTCGGCTCTATCCTGGCCAGTGAAGATGTGAAAAAACACAAACCAGATCCGGAAGTATACCTCAGCTCCGCAAAAAATTTAGGTGTTACACCAGAACAATGCCTGGTATTCGAAGATTCTTATTCAGGAATTTCAGCTGCTTTAAATGCAGGAATGCGGGTGGTAGGTGTTTTGACCTCACATGCCATTGAAGAACTTCCTAAATGTGATTTATACATCAACGATTACCAGGAACTATCATACGACAAGGTGATCGGCTTATTCAAATAA